From the Streptococcus sp. 29887 genome, one window contains:
- a CDS encoding AzlC family ABC transporter permease: MEKEDFREGLRDAIPTALGYASIGLACGVVSVNSGISAVEMGLMSLLVYAGSAQFVMCAMILAGAPLVSIAVTVFFVNLRNFLMCLHTTTIFQGNSLGSNILIGSFVTDESYAVLLRKHIEEKQIASSWMYGNNFASYASWVSFTILGNLIGGLIPNPEQFGLDFALVAMFVGIFSGQLEAMARIIPLKKIGLILLAVGLAYVGLSVLVSSYVAVLLATLLGCFVGVMIDDKN, translated from the coding sequence GCCAGTATCGGTCTAGCCTGCGGTGTCGTATCGGTTAATTCCGGCATTTCTGCGGTGGAAATGGGGCTGATGAGCCTTTTGGTCTATGCAGGAAGTGCCCAATTTGTCATGTGTGCCATGATTTTGGCAGGTGCCCCCTTGGTGTCGATTGCGGTGACCGTTTTCTTTGTCAATCTGCGGAATTTCCTCATGTGCCTGCACACGACGACCATTTTTCAGGGCAATAGTCTGGGCTCCAATATCCTGATTGGCTCTTTTGTGACGGACGAATCCTATGCGGTTCTCTTGCGGAAACACATTGAGGAAAAGCAGATTGCCTCTAGCTGGATGTACGGTAACAACTTTGCGAGCTACGCTTCTTGGGTAAGCTTTACCATTTTGGGTAATCTGATTGGAGGGCTGATTCCAAATCCAGAGCAGTTTGGCTTGGATTTTGCCCTAGTGGCTATGTTTGTCGGCATTTTCTCAGGTCAGTTGGAGGCTATGGCTCGGATCATTCCGTTGAAAAAAATCGGCTTGATTCTGCTGGCGGTTGGTCTGGCCTATGTCGGTCTGTCTGTGCTGGTGTCGTCCTATGTTGCGGTGCTTCTGGCGACGCTTTTGGGCTGTTTTGTGGGGGTGATGATTGATGATAAAAACTAG
- a CDS encoding AzlD domain-containing protein, which produces MIKTSILLIILASALVTWLPRVLPFVLTQNKSLPPRMVKFLSFLPITIIFALTLSSIMDEEVGSLPSLLPVESLALLPTFWVVLKTKNILLAVLVGVLTTAALRLLF; this is translated from the coding sequence ATGATAAAAACTAGTATTTTACTGATTATTCTGGCGTCAGCCCTAGTGACTTGGCTGCCACGCGTCCTGCCTTTTGTCCTGACGCAGAACAAGTCCCTACCACCCCGCATGGTCAAGTTCCTCAGTTTCCTGCCCATTACCATTATCTTTGCCCTGACCCTCTCTAGCATCATGGACGAAGAAGTCGGCTCGCTACCTAGCCTGCTCCCTGTCGAAAGCCTAGCCCTCCTTCCGACCTTCTGGGTGGTTTTGAAGACAAAAAATATCCTCTTGGCTGTCCTGGTTGGCGTTCTGACGACTGCTGCCCTCCGCTTGCTTTTTTAG
- a CDS encoding YeiH family protein, with protein MVKENARGMVLCIVLAGISWCLGSWFSVVGGPVFALLIGMSLHSYISRKNSFQSGLTFTSKKILQYAVICLGFGLNLSAVLAVGRQSLPIILSTISFALILAFLMWKILPISSHLATLIGVGTSICGGSAIAATAPVIQADDEDVAQAISVIFLFNVLAALIFPTLATWLGFSTDSGQAFGIFAGTAVNDTSSVTATAATWDSLYGLGSQTLDTAVTVKLTRTLAIIPITSVLAIWQARGKGVQADKQSLLASFPTFILYFILASLVTTMAGHVGLGTDLFGPLKTLSKFLICMAMAAIGLRTNLFSLVKNGRAALLVGLVCWLGVMVLTLVWQGMLGVW; from the coding sequence ATGGTAAAGGAAAATGCCAGAGGTATGGTACTTTGTATAGTCTTGGCTGGAATAAGCTGGTGCTTAGGAAGTTGGTTTTCAGTAGTGGGTGGGCCCGTTTTTGCCCTTCTAATCGGGATGAGCCTGCATTCTTACATTTCAAGGAAAAATTCATTTCAGTCAGGCTTGACCTTTACCTCTAAGAAGATTTTGCAGTATGCGGTGATTTGTTTGGGATTTGGATTAAACTTATCTGCGGTCTTGGCAGTCGGTCGCCAATCTCTACCGATTATTCTGTCAACCATCAGTTTTGCTTTGATTTTGGCATTCCTGATGTGGAAAATCTTGCCCATTTCATCTCATCTGGCGACCTTGATTGGCGTAGGGACCTCTATCTGTGGAGGCTCTGCCATTGCGGCGACAGCTCCCGTTATTCAGGCAGATGATGAGGATGTGGCTCAGGCTATCTCAGTCATCTTTCTCTTTAATGTTTTGGCGGCTTTGATTTTTCCGACTTTGGCAACTTGGCTTGGGTTTTCGACCGATTCGGGTCAGGCCTTTGGGATCTTCGCCGGAACGGCGGTCAATGACACCTCGTCGGTCACCGCGACAGCAGCCACTTGGGACAGCCTTTACGGACTGGGCAGTCAGACCTTGGACACGGCAGTGACCGTCAAGCTGACGCGGACTCTGGCAATTATTCCCATTACGTCGGTTTTGGCGATTTGGCAGGCTCGAGGAAAGGGAGTTCAGGCAGACAAGCAGTCCCTCTTGGCAAGTTTTCCGACCTTTATCCTCTATTTTATCTTGGCTAGTCTGGTGACTACAATGGCAGGTCATGTTGGATTGGGGACGGATCTTTTTGGCCCGCTCAAAACCCTGTCCAAGTTTCTCATTTGTATGGCCATGGCTGCTATTGGCTTGCGGACCAATTTATTTTCCTTGGTGAAAAATGGCAGAGCTGCACTCTTGGTCGGACTGGTTTGCTGGCTGGGAGTGATGGTGCTGACACTGGTTTGGCAGGGGATGCTTGGGGTTTGGTAG